One genomic segment of Bacteroidota bacterium includes these proteins:
- a CDS encoding CBS domain-containing protein, whose product MGIQVEGNISRQVRHKFIHQLLEDVEALEYMVDHDLFEADTWRIGAEQELCIVNEDWKPAPDAMKILADANDPYITTELATYNLEINLDPLRLQHNCFSLIQQQLEEKLLVLKNAAAKYNDKIVIAGILPSITRNELTLEYLTPLKRYEHLNGALLKARGLKFDLFLKGLDEIHVRHDNILFEACNTSFQCHLQLHPKDFAIAYNWALAISGPVLAAATNSPLLLGKELWSEIRIALFQQAIDTRKTIDEIRERKGRVTFGENWIKNSITEVYKNNIANYHPLLFMEHEEYAMKKLKQGEVPELFSLRMHNGTVYSWNRLCYGISNGKPHMRLENRYIPAGPTVQDEIANMVFWTGLMINPPAEAFDIWNHFDFKDVKSNFFKAARTGVESVLIWKGKEISTKQLIEQELLPLAFIGLRKAGIDEADIIKYLGIIERRLKTHTGAQWQVNNYRKLREVMGQSDAVISLTQNIYERQQEKNAVCDWKPIDTKKSVTERYSKMVYVKQLMSTNLITVFPEDLLQLVNYIMQWQKIGHMLIEDKKGKLVGLVTANSVIEYMQEHGSLNKITVDRIMKKKVITISPEDTIKNALNLMQTNSITSLPVVSDDILVGIVTRKDMLWWLSMIKT is encoded by the coding sequence ATGGGAATTCAGGTAGAAGGAAATATTTCGAGACAGGTTCGTCATAAGTTTATTCATCAATTATTAGAAGATGTGGAAGCTTTGGAATACATGGTGGATCATGATTTATTTGAAGCAGATACTTGGCGCATTGGTGCAGAACAGGAATTATGTATTGTGAATGAAGATTGGAAACCGGCACCGGATGCTATGAAAATTTTAGCGGATGCAAATGATCCTTATATCACTACCGAACTGGCTACTTATAATCTGGAAATAAATTTGGATCCATTGCGATTGCAACACAATTGTTTCAGCTTGATTCAACAACAATTAGAAGAGAAATTATTGGTGCTGAAAAATGCTGCAGCAAAGTATAATGATAAAATAGTAATAGCTGGAATTTTACCTTCTATTACCCGCAATGAACTTACATTAGAATATCTTACTCCATTGAAAAGATATGAGCATTTAAATGGTGCTTTATTAAAAGCAAGAGGATTAAAATTTGATTTGTTTTTAAAAGGCCTGGATGAAATACATGTGCGACACGATAATATTTTATTTGAAGCATGTAATACAAGTTTTCAATGTCATTTACAGTTACATCCAAAGGATTTTGCCATCGCTTATAATTGGGCATTGGCTATCTCCGGTCCTGTACTTGCCGCCGCTACTAATTCACCATTATTATTAGGCAAAGAATTATGGAGCGAAATACGCATTGCATTATTTCAACAAGCAATTGATACAAGAAAAACAATTGATGAAATAAGAGAACGCAAAGGCCGTGTAACATTTGGAGAGAATTGGATAAAAAATAGTATTACCGAAGTATATAAAAATAATATTGCCAATTATCATCCATTGCTTTTTATGGAGCATGAAGAATATGCGATGAAAAAATTAAAGCAAGGCGAAGTACCTGAATTATTTTCTTTACGCATGCATAATGGCACAGTGTATAGTTGGAATAGGTTATGTTATGGAATCAGTAATGGCAAACCACACATGCGTTTAGAAAACAGATATATTCCAGCAGGACCCACTGTTCAGGATGAAATTGCCAATATGGTTTTTTGGACAGGCTTGATGATAAATCCACCGGCAGAAGCATTTGATATTTGGAATCATTTTGATTTTAAAGATGTGAAATCTAACTTTTTTAAAGCAGCAAGAACAGGTGTAGAATCTGTATTAATCTGGAAAGGAAAAGAAATTTCTACAAAACAATTAATTGAACAGGAATTATTGCCGCTTGCATTTATTGGTTTAAGAAAAGCCGGTATTGATGAGGCTGATATTATTAAATATCTTGGCATTATTGAACGCAGATTAAAAACACATACAGGGGCACAATGGCAAGTAAATAATTATAGAAAATTACGAGAGGTGATGGGCCAGAGTGATGCAGTAATTTCCCTTACACAAAATATTTATGAACGACAACAGGAGAAAAATGCAGTATGCGATTGGAAGCCTATTGATACTAAAAAAAGTGTTACAGAGCGATATAGTAAAATGGTGTACGTAAAACAATTAATGAGTACTAATTTAATTACTGTTTTTCCCGAAGATTTGCTTCAGTTAGTAAATTATATTATGCAATGGCAAAAAATCGGACACATGTTAATTGAAGATAAAAAAGGAAAATTAGTGGGTTTGGTAACTGCCAACAGTGTAATTGAATATATGCAGGAACATGGCTCCTTAAATAAAATAACAGTGGATCGTATTATGAAGAAAAAAGTAATAACTATTAGCCCGGAGGATACTATTAAAAATGCATTAAATCTTATGCAAACCAATAGCATTACCAGCTTACCTGTAGTTTCAGATGATATATTAGTAGGTATTGTTACACGCAAGGATATGCTGTGGTGGTTATCTATGATAAAGACTTAA
- the ung gene encoding uracil-DNA glycosylase, which translates to MPTKIPALESGWLHALQPEFSKAYFLYIKTFLKSEMKNQKHIYPPGPQIFNAFNQTPFDKVKVIILGQDPYHGEGQAHGLSFSVPDGIKPPPSLVNIFKELQSDLQIPIPQSGNLSHWAQQGVFLLNAMLTVESNLPASHQKIGWQYFTDAAIKQLSEKKEHLVFLLWGKFAQQKKVLIDANKHLILEAAHPSPFSAYNGFFGCKHFSKTNAYLEQHNLELINWEIR; encoded by the coding sequence ATGCCAACAAAAATACCTGCGCTGGAATCCGGCTGGTTACATGCATTGCAACCGGAATTCAGCAAAGCATATTTCCTTTATATAAAAACTTTTTTGAAGTCTGAGATGAAAAATCAAAAACACATCTATCCCCCCGGACCGCAAATATTTAATGCATTTAATCAAACACCTTTTGATAAAGTAAAAGTGATAATTCTTGGTCAGGATCCTTATCATGGTGAAGGGCAGGCACATGGACTATCTTTTTCTGTACCTGATGGAATTAAACCGCCACCTTCTTTGGTAAATATATTTAAGGAGTTGCAATCCGATTTGCAAATTCCAATTCCGCAATCAGGAAATTTATCGCATTGGGCACAGCAAGGTGTATTCTTATTAAATGCAATGCTTACCGTAGAATCTAATCTGCCGGCAAGCCATCAAAAAATTGGTTGGCAATATTTTACAGATGCAGCCATAAAACAATTGAGTGAAAAAAAAGAACACCTTGTTTTTTTATTATGGGGGAAATTTGCGCAGCAGAAAAAAGTACTCATAGATGCTAATAAACATTTGATTCTTGAAGCTGCACACCCTTCACCTTTCTCTGCATATAATGGTTTTTTTGGCTGCAAACATTTTAGTAAAACAAATGCATATCTTGAACAACATAATTTAGAATTGATTAACTGGGAGATTAGATAA
- a CDS encoding KilA-N domain-containing protein, producing the protein MNKNKIILVKGTEIAVISGLKSDYISLTDIARHKDASNTDDIIKNWLRNRNTIELLGFWETMYNPNFKPVEFDGFRKQAGLNSFVMTPKRWIETTHAIGITSKAGRYGGTFAHRDIALEFASWISIEFKLFLLKEFQRLKADENDRLKLNWNLQRTLSKVNYHIHTDAIKDNLIPKELSKTQVSFVYADEADMLNVALFGITSKQWRNSNPKAEGNIRDAATIEQLVVLSNMESINAVLIHQGLKQSDRLMQLNSIAISQMKSLLQSNRLKNLS; encoded by the coding sequence ATGAATAAGAATAAAATAATTTTAGTAAAAGGAACTGAGATTGCTGTTATCAGTGGATTGAAAAGTGATTATATTTCGTTAACAGATATTGCAAGACACAAGGATGCGAGCAACACAGATGACATTATTAAAAATTGGCTTCGAAATAGAAATACTATTGAGTTGTTAGGTTTTTGGGAAACCATGTATAACCCAAATTTTAAACCCGTCGAATTCGACGGGTTTAGAAAACAAGCAGGGCTGAATAGTTTTGTTATGACTCCCAAAAGATGGATAGAAACAACCCATGCAATTGGTATCACATCAAAAGCCGGGAGATATGGAGGCACATTCGCACACAGAGATATTGCATTAGAATTTGCATCATGGATTTCTATTGAATTCAAGCTATTTCTGCTTAAAGAATTTCAACGTCTCAAAGCAGATGAAAATGACCGATTAAAATTAAATTGGAATTTACAACGCACTTTATCCAAAGTGAATTATCATATTCATACGGATGCTATAAAAGATAATTTGATACCCAAAGAGCTAAGTAAAACACAGGTGAGTTTTGTGTATGCTGACGAAGCTGATATGTTGAATGTTGCTTTGTTTGGAATTACATCAAAACAATGGCGAAATTCAAATCCAAAAGCAGAAGGCAATATTCGGGATGCTGCCACAATAGAACAGTTAGTTGTTTTATCAAATATGGAAAGTATAAATGCTGTGCTCATTCATCAAGGATTGAAACAGTCTGACCGTTTAATGCAACTGAACTCTATTGCTATTAGTCAAATGAAAAGTTTGTTGCAAAGTAATAGACTTAAAAATTTGAGCTAA
- a CDS encoding AtpZ/AtpI family protein, whose product MQQKPSKPSSNPKKRPFDNYLKYSNIAFQLVAAILIGVFGGIKLDAWLGTDPAFTIILSLLGVFAGLYLVLKEFLKPLKKE is encoded by the coding sequence ATGCAACAGAAGCCATCAAAGCCATCATCGAACCCGAAAAAGCGGCCGTTCGATAATTATTTAAAGTATTCCAACATTGCATTTCAGTTGGTGGCTGCTATTTTAATAGGAGTTTTCGGTGGAATAAAACTAGATGCCTGGTTGGGCACGGATCCGGCATTCACAATAATTCTTTCTTTGTTAGGTGTATTTGCCGGATTGTATCTTGTATTAAAAGAATTTCTTAAACCTCTCAAAAAAGAATGA
- a CDS encoding polymer-forming cytoskeletal protein: protein MFGNKNESEIPNPNGKGMIISNRINQGTTFSGELESDGDVRVEGVIKGTVRTLAKVAIGASGLVNGDIICKNADIEGKVNGDLEVGELLTLKSTCIVEGNIYTNKIVIESGARFNGICTMGSKDKKGNATEAIKAIIEPEKAAVR from the coding sequence ATGTTTGGTAATAAAAATGAATCAGAAATTCCAAATCCAAATGGTAAAGGAATGATTATTTCCAATCGTATAAATCAAGGCACTACATTTTCAGGGGAACTGGAAAGTGATGGTGATGTACGGGTGGAAGGAGTTATTAAAGGCACTGTGCGCACTTTGGCAAAAGTGGCTATTGGTGCATCCGGCTTAGTAAACGGAGATATTATTTGTAAAAATGCAGATATAGAAGGAAAGGTAAACGGCGATCTGGAAGTGGGTGAATTGCTTACCTTAAAAAGTACCTGTATTGTAGAAGGAAACATATATACGAACAAGATTGTGATAGAAAGCGGTGCCCGTTTTAACGGTATTTGCACCATGGGATCAAAAGATAAAAAAGGGAATGCAACAGAAGCCATCAAAGCCATCATCGAACCCGAAAAAGCGGCCGTTCGATAA
- a CDS encoding S9 family peptidase, whose product MNNIFFTGTIICSAFFLFSCNSTKETSVQDPGAVIYPETKMVDSVDNYFGTLIKDPYRWMENESDAAVRTWIDEENKITFDYLDKIPYRNAVKERLTALNDYPKMSTPYRSGKYYFYDKNDGLQNQSATYYKIGMDGEEKLFIDPNTLSTDGTVTSGIAGFSTDRKYAVISQSAAGSDWSAMYVRDLETNTQLEDKIEWTKFSGAAWYQNGFFYSAFDKPDPNATYTAASESQKVYYHNLGTPQSSDKLIYQDKINPRIYNSVQTTHDEKFLFIIQSAGTSGTGILWKYLNDKSGNFKTLFAGYDWEYNILDNAGDMLLVMTNYNAPNYKVVLVDPKNPAPENWKEIIPERNELLESVATAGGKLFATYLKDVTSVVFQFSRTGTLENEIAMPGLGTVSGFYGEQNDTTVYYSFTSFTTPADIYKYDIASAKSTLYKKSEVNFDASQYETKQVFYPSKDGTKIPMFLTYKKGITLDGNNPCFLYSYGGFNIARKPEFNTTNAALLEQGYVYAVANLRGGSEYGEEWHKAGMLDKKQNVFDDFIAAAEYLIAEKYTSSDKLAIYGRSNGGLLVGAVMVQRPELFAVALPRVGVMDMLRYHTFTVGWGWAVEYGSSEDESQFNYLIKYSPLHNIKSGTKYPATLITTGDHDDRVVPAHSFKFAVTLQAAQAGDKPVLIRIDVQAGHGGGKPLTKIIDEEADLISFTMWNMGITKFIKSTE is encoded by the coding sequence ATGAATAATATTTTTTTTACAGGAACAATTATTTGTTCTGCATTTTTTCTTTTCTCTTGCAATTCCACAAAAGAAACATCTGTGCAAGATCCGGGAGCGGTGATTTATCCCGAAACTAAAATGGTGGATTCCGTTGATAATTATTTTGGCACCTTAATAAAAGATCCCTATCGCTGGATGGAAAATGAAAGTGATGCCGCAGTGCGCACATGGATTGATGAAGAGAATAAAATAACCTTTGATTATTTAGATAAAATTCCATATCGCAATGCAGTAAAAGAAAGATTAACGGCATTAAATGATTATCCGAAAATGAGTACACCTTATCGCTCGGGTAAATATTATTTCTATGATAAAAATGATGGCTTACAAAATCAATCTGCTACATATTATAAGATAGGAATGGATGGTGAAGAAAAATTATTTATTGATCCGAATACATTAAGTACGGATGGTACAGTTACTTCCGGTATTGCAGGATTTTCAACAGATAGGAAATATGCAGTGATAAGTCAAAGTGCAGCGGGTAGTGATTGGAGTGCAATGTATGTAAGGGATTTGGAAACCAATACACAATTAGAAGATAAAATAGAATGGACAAAATTCAGTGGTGCTGCATGGTATCAAAATGGTTTTTTTTATTCCGCATTTGATAAGCCGGATCCAAATGCAACTTACACTGCTGCCAGTGAAAGTCAGAAAGTTTACTATCATAATTTAGGCACACCACAAAGCAGTGATAAACTGATTTATCAGGATAAAATAAATCCACGAATTTATAATAGTGTGCAAACAACACACGATGAAAAATTCTTATTTATTATTCAAAGTGCAGGAACCAGCGGCACCGGAATTTTATGGAAATACTTGAATGATAAATCCGGAAATTTTAAAACTCTTTTTGCAGGATATGATTGGGAATACAATATATTGGATAATGCAGGAGATATGTTATTGGTAATGACAAATTATAATGCACCGAATTATAAAGTTGTGTTAGTAGATCCAAAAAATCCGGCACCGGAAAATTGGAAAGAAATAATTCCTGAAAGAAATGAATTGTTGGAGAGTGTTGCAACGGCAGGTGGAAAATTATTTGCAACCTATCTTAAAGATGTAACTTCTGTTGTGTTTCAATTTTCGAGAACAGGTACTTTAGAAAATGAAATTGCAATGCCGGGTTTGGGAACAGTAAGTGGATTTTATGGTGAACAAAACGATACCACAGTGTATTACAGTTTCACATCATTTACCACACCTGCGGATATTTATAAATATGATATTGCTTCAGCTAAATCTACTTTGTATAAAAAGAGTGAAGTAAATTTTGATGCATCGCAATATGAAACCAAACAAGTATTTTATCCGAGTAAAGACGGCACAAAAATTCCGATGTTTCTCACTTATAAAAAAGGAATCACATTAGATGGAAACAATCCCTGTTTTTTATATTCTTATGGTGGATTTAATATCGCCCGCAAACCGGAATTTAATACAACAAATGCTGCATTATTAGAACAAGGTTATGTGTATGCAGTTGCAAATTTGAGAGGTGGAAGTGAATATGGAGAGGAATGGCATAAAGCAGGAATGTTGGATAAAAAACAAAATGTATTTGATGATTTTATTGCTGCAGCAGAATACTTAATTGCAGAAAAATATACATCAAGTGATAAGCTTGCAATTTATGGTCGTTCCAATGGTGGATTATTAGTGGGTGCAGTGATGGTGCAGCGTCCGGAATTGTTTGCAGTAGCATTGCCGAGAGTAGGTGTAATGGATATGTTGCGCTATCACACATTCACAGTGGGTTGGGGTTGGGCTGTAGAATATGGTAGCAGTGAAGATGAATCTCAATTTAATTATCTGATTAAATATTCACCATTGCATAATATTAAATCCGGTACAAAATACCCGGCAACATTAATTACAACAGGTGATCATGATGATAGAGTTGTACCTGCACATTCATTTAAGTTTGCAGTAACATTACAAGCAGCGCAAGCAGGTGATAAACCGGTGTTGATTCGCATTGATGTGCAAGCCGGTCATGGAGGTGGAAAACCATTGACAAAAATTATTGATGAAGAAGCAGATTTGATAAGTTTTACAATGTGGAATATGGGTATTACAAAATTTATAAAATCTACAGAGTAA
- a CDS encoding tetratricopeptide repeat protein yields the protein MKRNTLHISIAILSLFYLSACASSKKSSKDNWLSRGYHDVTARDNGYFNAKLLMQQNEKMQWDGQEDIFTELLPVFKYGNQQSVQSMAPSYDEIIKKSSIAIQLHPKSHWVDDSYLLIGKSNFYKGEYDESLKTFQYVVSKYSDPKKKKSKSSKKKKKKKPDTGEKKFFDNFKHQPSYHDASLWIVRTYIEQKKYTEAQTALSVIKAQKNFPEKLYAELYAVEADLYLKQRQYEGAIIPIELAIENTKDKALKARYNYILAQLHQQKGENPEAIESLKKVIALKPDYITDFYARLAIAKISMDNYGFSDAATLKTLQEMATSEKYKEFYSLLYYSLAEIELARKDKEQAIDYLNLSVRNGDSDPDQKAMSYMKLGDIYYQDVNYIVSYNYYDSCLITLQKTNDRYNQTLDRRDGLGELVQYLKIIETEKRLQYLASLNEWDLEKELDKMLAEQEEKIQNQQFLESEDGEVKTETSGSTGDFYFYNPLLKSKGFTEFKRVWGTRKLEDNWRRGDKTSTDEFATEKTEGEKTEETTVDLNSDKITRGEIIASLPNTETKLKASNEKIAIALYNAGVVYKQRFNQLTEARSNFKENVDQYPGNSFELQSLYQLYLIETASVQKDAYKNKILEKYPESLFANIIRDPEYLSKQMNKDAEVEEYYTTTLNLYNEGSYSTVTARLAAVDSLFKENPYKPKFDMLNALIIATTGDKDAFIEALDKIVATYPTDEVGIKAKEILLGLGYSEKVVKDTEITDPNTVYVFNGTEEHYFIGVINVAGKAATTLKNNLSSFNSKNYNLKNLRLSSLLLGKEKTLVLIKSFPESSSALEYYSNVKKNEAEILTNVDSEGIIFMVIAKSNYIQFYKSKDVDAYQLFFNENYLENK from the coding sequence TTGAAACGTAATACACTACATATTTCTATTGCAATTTTAAGCCTTTTTTACCTATCTGCATGTGCCTCCTCCAAAAAGTCATCTAAAGATAATTGGCTCAGCCGTGGTTATCACGATGTTACTGCAAGAGATAATGGATACTTCAATGCAAAATTGCTGATGCAGCAAAATGAAAAAATGCAATGGGATGGTCAGGAAGATATTTTTACTGAACTGCTGCCTGTATTTAAATACGGTAATCAGCAATCGGTGCAGTCAATGGCTCCTTCTTATGATGAGATAATTAAAAAATCTTCTATTGCCATTCAATTACATCCAAAAAGTCATTGGGTGGATGATAGCTATTTATTAATTGGCAAATCAAATTTTTATAAAGGTGAATATGATGAATCACTGAAAACATTTCAATATGTAGTTTCTAAATATTCAGATCCAAAAAAGAAAAAATCTAAAAGCAGTAAAAAGAAGAAAAAGAAAAAACCAGATACCGGCGAAAAGAAATTCTTCGACAATTTCAAACATCAACCCTCCTATCACGATGCTTCACTTTGGATAGTGCGCACTTATATTGAACAAAAAAAATATACCGAAGCACAAACCGCATTGAGTGTGATTAAAGCGCAGAAAAATTTCCCTGAAAAATTGTATGCAGAATTGTATGCAGTGGAAGCGGATTTATATTTGAAACAAAGGCAATATGAAGGGGCAATAATTCCGATTGAACTTGCAATTGAGAATACCAAAGACAAAGCACTAAAGGCAAGATATAATTATATACTCGCTCAATTGCATCAACAAAAAGGTGAAAACCCCGAAGCAATTGAATCATTGAAAAAAGTAATTGCTTTAAAGCCGGATTATATTACAGACTTCTATGCCCGACTTGCCATTGCAAAAATCAGTATGGATAATTATGGCTTTTCTGATGCTGCCACTTTGAAGACGCTTCAGGAAATGGCCACTTCAGAAAAGTATAAAGAATTTTACAGCCTGCTATATTATTCGTTGGCAGAAATAGAACTGGCTAGAAAAGATAAAGAACAAGCAATTGATTATTTAAATTTATCTGTGCGCAACGGTGATAGTGATCCTGATCAAAAAGCTATGAGTTATATGAAGCTGGGTGATATCTATTATCAGGATGTGAATTATATTGTCTCTTATAATTATTACGACAGTTGTCTAATTACTTTACAAAAAACAAATGATCGTTATAATCAAACATTAGATCGCAGAGATGGGCTTGGAGAGCTTGTACAATATTTAAAAATTATAGAAACTGAAAAACGATTGCAATATCTAGCATCGCTGAATGAATGGGATCTTGAAAAAGAATTAGATAAAATGTTGGCGGAACAAGAGGAAAAAATTCAAAACCAACAATTCCTGGAATCAGAAGATGGAGAAGTGAAAACTGAAACATCAGGAAGTACTGGTGATTTTTATTTCTACAATCCATTATTAAAATCAAAAGGATTTACTGAATTTAAAAGAGTTTGGGGTACTAGAAAATTGGAAGACAATTGGCGCCGTGGAGATAAAACTTCAACGGATGAATTTGCCACAGAAAAAACAGAAGGTGAAAAAACGGAAGAAACAACGGTGGATTTAAACAGTGATAAAATTACCCGTGGAGAAATCATTGCCAGTCTGCCAAATACAGAAACAAAACTGAAAGCATCCAATGAAAAAATTGCAATTGCTTTATATAACGCAGGTGTTGTTTACAAACAGCGCTTTAATCAGTTAACAGAGGCAAGATCAAATTTTAAAGAAAATGTAGATCAATATCCGGGTAATTCATTTGAATTACAATCGCTGTATCAATTATATTTAATTGAAACGGCAAGTGTACAAAAAGATGCATATAAAAATAAAATTCTGGAAAAGTATCCTGAAAGTTTATTTGCAAATATTATCCGTGACCCTGAATATCTATCAAAACAAATGAATAAAGATGCAGAGGTGGAAGAATATTATACCACTACATTAAATCTTTATAATGAAGGTTCGTATTCCACAGTTACTGCCCGCTTGGCCGCTGTAGATAGCTTATTTAAAGAAAATCCTTATAAGCCCAAATTTGATATGCTGAATGCATTGATAATTGCTACAACAGGAGATAAAGATGCATTTATAGAAGCATTAGATAAAATTGTTGCTACCTACCCAACAGATGAAGTGGGTATTAAAGCAAAAGAAATATTATTAGGACTCGGTTATTCTGAAAAGGTGGTGAAGGATACGGAAATTACAGATCCAAATACGGTATATGTATTTAATGGAACTGAAGAACATTACTTTATAGGTGTAATTAATGTGGCGGGTAAAGCAGCAACCACTTTAAAAAATAATCTCTCCTCATTTAATTCTAAAAATTATAATCTGAAAAATCTTCGCTTGAGTTCATTGTTGTTGGGTAAAGAAAAAACATTGGTACTAATTAAATCTTTTCCTGAAAGTTCTTCTGCATTAGAATATTATTCGAATGTAAAAAAGAACGAAGCTGAAATATTGACGAATGTAGATTCAGAAGGAATTATTTTTATGGTAATTGCTAAAAGTAATTACATTCAATTTTATAAAAGTAAAGATGTAGATGCCTACCAGTTATTTTTTAATGAAAATTATCTGGAGAATAAATAA
- a CDS encoding M23 family metallopeptidase: protein MGKTSTGRKSWFQQLRNKYRLVLMHDKTFEVRTSVTLTTWNVIIILSTVFVVLTALVYSILVFTPLKNYVVGYSEYNTMRQIVSNSSTTDSMLLQLKAYDIYFENLQRRLNGELDSAQFALIMDSTKDYTAIDITTISDLDKQLRNDVEKEDLFNLSANTGSGTSKENFRSLLFFPPLKGTITSEFNVSEGHFGIDIVAKENTPIKCCLDGVVIAAFWSLQAGNVIIVQHDHGLISQYKHNSQLLRKEGDAVKAGDVLAIIGNTGELSSGPHLHFELWHEKIAMNPAEFIIFN, encoded by the coding sequence ATGGGTAAAACATCCACCGGCCGCAAGTCATGGTTTCAACAATTACGCAATAAATACAGGCTGGTATTGATGCATGATAAAACTTTTGAAGTGCGCACTTCGGTTACACTTACCACCTGGAATGTCATCATCATTTTAAGCACTGTATTCGTTGTACTCACCGCTTTGGTGTATTCCATTTTAGTGTTTACACCTTTAAAAAATTATGTGGTAGGATACTCGGAATATAATACTATGCGACAGATTGTTTCAAATTCGTCAACCACAGATTCGATGTTGCTCCAATTAAAAGCCTATGATATTTATTTTGAAAATTTACAACGCCGTTTAAATGGCGAATTGGACTCGGCACAATTTGCATTAATAATGGACTCAACAAAAGATTATACAGCCATAGATATCACTACAATTTCTGATCTGGATAAACAATTGAGAAATGATGTGGAAAAGGAAGACTTATTTAATTTATCGGCAAATACTGGTAGCGGTACTAGTAAAGAAAATTTTCGGTCGTTGTTATTTTTTCCTCCATTGAAAGGTACAATTACTTCAGAGTTTAATGTAAGTGAAGGTCATTTTGGAATTGATATAGTTGCCAAAGAAAATACACCAATTAAATGTTGTTTGGATGGAGTGGTAATAGCAGCATTCTGGAGTTTGCAGGCGGGGAATGTTATAATTGTGCAACATGATCACGGATTAATTTCGCAGTATAAACACAACTCGCAATTATTGCGCAAAGAAGGTGATGCTGTAAAAGCAGGGGATGTGCTTGCAATAATTGGTAATACAGGAGAACTGAGTTCGGGACCACATTTACATTTTGAGCTTTGGCATGAAAAAATTGCAATGAATCCCGCAGAATTTATTATCTTCAATTAA
- a CDS encoding T9SS type A sorting domain-containing protein, whose product MKRFLLPFILLFTIQILHAQLPPWNLEFYVYHPDGQTDTLWVGCDENATAGYDEGLDIIDTTFNTPIAIRGFSQEVEDEFNFGTCVNLKKDIRPFGYPAEFTFYILHDEISTSDSVYLGWDTSMLNYEVGDYWIEGAIIFGVNGYIEGIDGETYLIFGRDAVDSTLNIYGEQTPIFVMGEYLSCIPNASISIMKIYLEVYFKDYGVFIKDNKLNNKNLTIYPNPSINQLQIQSELLVAIQTNIYNFYGQLIDTILIKPGKQVFDISNFPSGIYYLSIAEDNSNKSFTYKFIKL is encoded by the coding sequence ATGAAAAGATTTTTACTCCCTTTTATTCTCCTTTTTACAATTCAAATATTGCATGCACAACTCCCTCCATGGAACTTAGAATTTTATGTGTATCACCCAGATGGACAAACAGATACATTGTGGGTAGGCTGCGACGAAAATGCAACTGCCGGTTACGATGAAGGGTTGGATATTATTGACACCACTTTTAATACACCTATTGCCATCCGAGGTTTTAGCCAAGAAGTGGAAGATGAATTTAATTTTGGCACTTGCGTAAATCTAAAAAAAGATATCCGACCATTTGGCTACCCTGCCGAGTTTACTTTCTATATTCTGCATGATGAAATAAGTACTTCCGATTCCGTCTATTTAGGTTGGGATACTTCTATGCTAAATTATGAAGTAGGTGATTACTGGATAGAGGGAGCGATAATATTTGGTGTAAATGGATATATTGAAGGTATAGATGGAGAAACCTACCTAATTTTCGGTCGTGATGCTGTCGATTCAACTTTAAATATTTATGGTGAACAAACACCCATTTTTGTTATGGGAGAATATTTGTCTTGTATTCCGAATGCTTCGATTTCAATTATGAAAATATACCTTGAGGTATATTTTAAAGATTATGGAGTATTTATAAAGGATAATAAGTTAAATAATAAAAATCTAACTATTTATCCAAATCCATCGATAAATCAATTACAAATTCAATCAGAATTATTAGTTGCAATTCAAACTAATATTTATAATTTTTATGGACAGCTTATCGATACTATTTTAATTAAACCTGGAAAACAAGTATTTGACATTTCAAATTTTCCTTCTGGTATTTATTATTTAAGTATAGCAGAAGACAACTCAAACAAATCATTCACTTATAAATTTATCAAGTTATGA